In the genome of Halapricum salinum, one region contains:
- a CDS encoding universal stress protein, producing MPPEHVLVPLDGSPLAEDALEEALTAFESRITVLNVITPLDSHMSEGGVVEPGEDRLESARERAERLADHATDQAAAMDRTVETVVETGDPAETILDYVDAHDVDHVVMGSHGQDRRAVVRRLLGTVATKVVGEAPVTVTVVR from the coding sequence ATGCCGCCGGAACACGTGCTGGTCCCGCTGGACGGGTCGCCGCTGGCCGAGGACGCACTCGAAGAAGCGCTCACGGCCTTCGAGTCGCGGATCACAGTTCTGAACGTCATCACGCCGCTCGACAGTCACATGAGCGAGGGCGGCGTCGTCGAACCGGGCGAAGACCGGCTGGAAAGTGCACGCGAGCGAGCGGAGCGCCTGGCCGACCACGCCACCGATCAGGCAGCAGCGATGGATCGAACGGTCGAGACGGTCGTGGAGACGGGCGATCCGGCGGAGACGATTCTCGATTACGTCGACGCTCACGACGTCGACCATGTCGTGATGGGGAGTCACGGCCAGGATCGCCGCGCCGTCGTCCGCCGCCTACTGGGAACGGTCGCGACGAAAGTCGTCGGCGAGGCGCCGGTGACAGTGACAGTCGTGCGGTAG
- a CDS encoding zinc ribbon domain-containing protein gives MSVFATFLIFALLFWLAPAYLVYVHAKNRGRDAGLWAAVVLVGGLVGILLYFILADSGGARGGTYGQAGGGTRGQAGGGAHGQAGSRGTAGGGGQTGGSWNTDQPQGNRNQTESWEQNVGCPQCGATNDRLANYCNNCGAALQR, from the coding sequence ATGAGTGTCTTCGCCACGTTCCTGATCTTCGCCCTGCTATTCTGGCTCGCCCCCGCGTATCTTGTCTACGTCCACGCGAAGAATCGCGGCCGTGACGCCGGCCTCTGGGCTGCGGTCGTCCTAGTCGGTGGGTTGGTCGGGATCTTGCTGTATTTCATCCTGGCTGACTCGGGCGGAGCGCGTGGCGGGACGTACGGACAGGCTGGCGGCGGAACCCGTGGCCAGGCTGGGGGCGGAGCGCACGGCCAGGCCGGAAGTCGTGGGACTGCTGGCGGTGGCGGACAGACGGGCGGTAGCTGGAACACCGATCAGCCACAGGGGAACAGAAATCAAACCGAGTCGTGGGAGCAGAACGTCGGCTGTCCACAGTGTGGCGCGACCAACGACCGCCTGGCGAACTACTGTAACAACTGCGGGGCTGCACTCCAGCGTTGA
- a CDS encoding inorganic phosphate transporter yields MAWALGANSNSPPFAPAIGANAISTMRAAFVIGILAALGAVTQGGAISETVGADLINGVSITPLAATAGLLTAAAFMGFGVYSGYPVPAAFATTGAMVGVGLSLGGDPAMDTYRRLGTFWILVPPVSGGLAYGTATLLRRDDIPETVGVPVLAAVVAGIVANIQLGIIPAPPGVAQNSAAGFVSMLVDLPAVVGIDLVRIVVTLAFALGGFVAIRRRTQASVDKGIRTFLVVLGAIVAFSSGGSQVGLATGPLQNLFVEELQLDVLLLLSIGALGILAGAWMGAPRLLQATSREYAQLGVRRSIAALVPGFIIAQAAIALGIPISFNNIIISGVIGGGLAAGSAGVSRRKIGITVTFWLLTLATSVLIGYSVYAAFSTVLGVR; encoded by the coding sequence ATGGCCTGGGCGCTCGGCGCCAACAGCAATTCACCACCCTTCGCCCCCGCGATCGGGGCAAACGCCATCTCGACCATGCGGGCGGCGTTCGTCATCGGCATCCTCGCCGCTCTCGGTGCTGTCACGCAGGGCGGCGCCATCTCCGAGACGGTCGGCGCGGACCTGATCAACGGCGTCTCGATCACGCCGCTGGCGGCCACGGCTGGACTGCTCACCGCCGCGGCGTTCATGGGCTTCGGGGTCTACTCGGGCTATCCCGTCCCGGCGGCCTTTGCGACGACCGGCGCGATGGTCGGGGTTGGCCTCTCGCTCGGTGGCGATCCCGCGATGGACACCTACCGCCGCCTCGGGACGTTCTGGATCCTCGTCCCGCCGGTCTCCGGTGGTCTGGCCTACGGGACGGCGACACTCCTCCGGCGGGACGACATCCCCGAGACCGTCGGCGTGCCGGTGCTCGCGGCCGTCGTCGCCGGAATCGTCGCCAACATCCAGTTGGGTATCATTCCCGCACCCCCAGGAGTCGCGCAGAACTCCGCGGCAGGGTTCGTCTCGATGCTCGTCGATCTCCCTGCAGTCGTGGGGATCGACCTCGTCCGCATCGTCGTAACCCTCGCCTTCGCGCTCGGGGGGTTCGTCGCGATCCGTCGGCGGACTCAGGCCTCCGTCGACAAAGGGATTCGGACGTTCCTCGTGGTGCTGGGCGCGATCGTCGCCTTCTCCAGTGGTGGGAGTCAGGTCGGGCTCGCCACGGGACCGCTGCAGAACCTCTTCGTCGAGGAGCTCCAGCTCGACGTTCTGTTGTTGCTGTCGATCGGGGCGCTCGGGATCCTCGCCGGCGCGTGGATGGGCGCGCCCAGGCTCCTGCAGGCGACCTCTCGGGAGTACGCACAACTCGGCGTCCGCCGATCCATCGCCGCGCTCGTTCCCGGGTTCATCATCGCGCAGGCGGCCATCGCGCTGGGGATCCCCATCTCGTTCAACAACATCATCATCTCGGGGGTGATCGGCGGCGGACTCGCGGCGGGGTCGGCCGGCGTCTCCAGACGGAAGATCGGTATCACGGTAACGTTCTGGCTGCTGACGCTCGCCACCTCGGTTCTCATTGGATACAGCGTCTACGCCGCGTTCTCGACGGTACTGGGCGTGAGATGA
- a CDS encoding metal-dependent hydrolase: protein MSDLAAYLGFLAIALATHALIGYTLGQFLFDRPWAGLVGGLAADIDLLFLGMFEWPFIHRGITHTLLIGGLATAVVLARERRLGLAFGVGYASQLLIDTTTPKGVPHLYPLVETSFYVDLGTTGHSPGPTVAFWVLCLGLLWYYDHLSIPDRLSRSV, encoded by the coding sequence ATGAGCGATCTCGCTGCCTACCTTGGGTTTCTGGCGATCGCGCTGGCGACTCACGCGCTGATCGGCTACACGCTCGGGCAGTTCCTGTTCGACCGGCCCTGGGCAGGTCTCGTCGGTGGGCTGGCTGCCGATATCGATCTGCTCTTTCTGGGCATGTTCGAGTGGCCGTTCATCCATCGCGGGATCACGCACACGCTGTTGATCGGTGGGCTGGCGACGGCCGTGGTTCTCGCCCGTGAGCGACGACTTGGGCTGGCCTTCGGCGTCGGCTACGCTTCGCAGTTACTGATCGACACGACGACTCCCAAGGGCGTCCCGCACCTCTATCCGCTCGTGGAGACGTCGTTCTACGTCGACCTCGGGACGACCGGCCACTCGCCCGGCCCGACCGTCGCGTTCTGGGTGCTCTGTCTGGGACTGCTGTGGTACTACGATCATCTCTCGATTCCTGATCGGCTCTCCCGGTCGGTGTGA
- a CDS encoding DoxX family protein gives MGFAYVLAGVAHFLSPSMFARIVPPQLPRPRALVYLSGIAEIVLGVGVLFERTRNVSAWGIVALLVAVFPANVYMATSDELDLPGPVGNVSDAALWARLPLQAVLVAWALWYTNRPQSTAARDE, from the coding sequence ATGGGGTTCGCGTACGTCCTCGCGGGCGTGGCGCACTTTCTCTCCCCGTCGATGTTCGCACGGATCGTCCCGCCACAACTCCCGCGACCACGGGCGCTCGTCTATCTCTCCGGGATAGCGGAGATCGTCCTCGGCGTCGGCGTCCTCTTCGAGCGGACGCGGAACGTCTCGGCGTGGGGGATCGTCGCGCTGCTGGTGGCGGTCTTTCCGGCCAACGTCTACATGGCGACGAGCGACGAGCTCGACCTTCCTGGCCCCGTCGGGAACGTCTCCGACGCAGCGCTGTGGGCGCGCCTGCCATTGCAGGCCGTCCTCGTCGCGTGGGCGCTGTGGTACACAAATCGACCACAAAGCACGGCCGCACGTGACGAATAG
- a CDS encoding site-specific integrase, which translates to MPRLPPAIETLHTRIENSETLAPEDKDVLLKFSSELGVHNYSVGRWSKLLQHCTMMAGDSSKYSPDELPKPDLAEIIGESKKEKDAAKKYVRWINANYDNEESKRDHRVALRMLGGHLTEGDYEEEKPSSVEWISADLPKDYDPKPDPTKMWWWDDHIVPVLNNAKYARNKAAVAVDWDAGPRSGEFRELTVGDVSDHKYGMEITVDGKKGRRSMVLISSVPYLKRWLEVHPRGNEPDAPLWSDLDTGRDVSYNMKLKMLRAPVKRAVDNGDLRKPSKMEFTRMRKSSASYLARKNVSQNHIENHHGWVKNSDEARRYIDVFREDTAREVARAHGVDVSEDEIEDIGPVQCPRCQRDTPRGEAQCMWCGQALGPKGVERLEEREERLFDSALEADGDMKERVKSIQSEIEELRSLGLEI; encoded by the coding sequence ATGCCAAGGTTGCCACCCGCGATCGAAACACTCCACACGCGGATTGAGAATTCGGAGACCCTCGCACCAGAAGATAAGGATGTCCTCCTGAAGTTCTCTTCAGAGCTCGGGGTGCATAACTACTCTGTGGGGCGATGGTCAAAGCTCCTCCAGCACTGCACGATGATGGCTGGGGATTCGTCCAAATACTCCCCAGATGAACTACCCAAGCCAGATTTAGCAGAAATCATCGGAGAGTCAAAGAAAGAGAAAGATGCCGCGAAGAAATACGTCAGGTGGATCAACGCGAACTATGATAACGAAGAGTCGAAACGTGACCATCGAGTCGCGCTACGAATGCTTGGTGGGCACCTAACAGAAGGTGATTACGAGGAAGAGAAACCATCAAGTGTTGAGTGGATCTCGGCTGATCTCCCGAAGGACTATGATCCAAAGCCCGACCCGACGAAGATGTGGTGGTGGGACGATCACATTGTTCCTGTCCTGAATAACGCTAAATACGCACGCAACAAGGCAGCGGTCGCTGTAGACTGGGATGCTGGTCCACGCTCCGGGGAGTTTCGTGAACTCACTGTTGGTGACGTTAGTGACCACAAGTACGGGATGGAGATCACCGTTGATGGGAAGAAAGGTCGCCGCTCAATGGTGCTCATCTCATCAGTCCCATACCTCAAACGCTGGTTAGAGGTTCACCCTCGGGGTAACGAGCCTGATGCACCGCTTTGGTCGGACTTAGACACCGGGCGGGATGTGAGCTACAACATGAAGTTGAAGATGCTTCGAGCACCCGTCAAGCGAGCGGTTGATAACGGCGATCTCAGAAAGCCATCGAAGATGGAATTCACGCGGATGCGGAAGTCTTCCGCGAGTTACCTCGCGCGAAAGAACGTGTCACAGAATCATATAGAGAACCATCATGGCTGGGTGAAAAACAGCGATGAAGCTCGACGATATATCGATGTGTTCCGGGAGGATACTGCTCGTGAAGTGGCCCGTGCCCATGGAGTAGACGTTTCGGAGGATGAGATCGAGGATATCGGGCCGGTGCAGTGTCCACGTTGTCAACGCGATACGCCCAGGGGAGAAGCCCAATGTATGTGGTGTGGGCAGGCTCTGGGTCCGAAGGGTGTCGAGCGGCTCGAAGAACGGGAAGAACGACTCTTCGACTCCGCGTTGGAAGCTGATGGCGACATGAAAGAGCGAGTCAAGAGCATCCAAAGCGAGATCGAGGAACTCCGCTCATTGGGGCTTGAAATATAG
- a CDS encoding winged helix-turn-helix transcriptional regulator yields MPNDTSNTSDDETETVGNLEKTSNSGSEYPDKNSKSVDATEDTKPDDEPETEIDHQKVRDFFQKKGAVEILAQLADGPKRFSEIDDALAVSHGTVASRLTEGAKTGLWKEYFQYPDDGGKIKLYQLNPEAEDLAEIAQHNNIAETTERKRQATEQHADAVSNFQDEIKTDDSET; encoded by the coding sequence ATGCCGAACGACACCTCAAACACCTCTGATGACGAAACAGAGACTGTCGGGAATTTAGAGAAAACCAGCAACTCGGGCTCTGAATACCCTGATAAGAACAGTAAATCCGTAGACGCTACTGAAGATACAAAACCGGATGATGAACCGGAAACCGAGATTGATCATCAGAAGGTCAGAGACTTCTTCCAGAAGAAAGGCGCAGTAGAAATCCTCGCTCAGCTCGCTGATGGGCCCAAGCGATTCAGCGAAATCGATGATGCACTCGCGGTGAGCCACGGCACGGTTGCAAGTCGGCTCACCGAAGGTGCCAAAACTGGACTCTGGAAAGAGTATTTCCAATATCCAGATGATGGCGGGAAAATCAAGCTATACCAACTCAACCCTGAAGCTGAAGACCTCGCTGAGATCGCTCAACACAACAATATCGCTGAGACAACGGAACGCAAACGACAGGCCACCGAACAACACGCCGATGCTGTCTCGAACTTCCAAGACGAGATCAAAACAGACGACTCTGAAACGTGA
- a CDS encoding zinc ribbon domain-containing protein: protein MRLRYYADSDIREHHEHVLQLLRTLHDNHGIVVEIDRIDEQHGPITEFPGEMRASTPEDIYERDLKRNRALNQSIEPTPSEGFKRYGKFDIAGNIALVDDEGTVQWASTLPGYADGYGPGVEDRTAMDFLEDIATPPSNRVCVECLHLLDGDERFCPNCGAELR from the coding sequence ATGAGACTCCGATACTACGCTGATTCCGACATTCGTGAACACCACGAGCACGTTCTCCAACTGTTACGGACGCTCCACGACAACCACGGTATCGTGGTGGAGATTGACCGTATCGACGAACAGCATGGGCCGATCACGGAGTTCCCCGGTGAGATGCGGGCTTCGACGCCAGAAGACATCTACGAACGCGATCTCAAACGGAACCGTGCCCTAAACCAGTCCATCGAACCGACCCCCTCGGAAGGGTTCAAACGGTACGGCAAGTTCGATATTGCCGGCAACATCGCACTCGTTGATGACGAAGGGACTGTCCAGTGGGCTTCGACGCTGCCGGGCTATGCTGACGGCTACGGACCAGGTGTCGAGGACCGAACAGCCATGGACTTCCTCGAAGATATCGCCACGCCGCCAAGCAACCGTGTCTGTGTCGAGTGTCTCCACCTGCTGGACGGCGACGAACGCTTCTGTCCGAACTGTGGCGCAGAACTCCGGTAA
- a CDS encoding ATP-binding protein encodes MERFVDREDELSRLRDCYESDDADMVVIFGRRRLGKTELVRESLTNRDDAVLYQATETTRQIQLDAFVDVAAESFPGIDRIENEWESLLGYLADQDAVIVLDEFPYLIDADESLPSVIQRLWDQELRDTGVTLVLVGSSISMMEEATLLGNSPLYGRFTEKIDLRQLDFAAVRTFFPESYTPEQLLFAWGVFGGTPYYLDGIDLDGDLGTVIQQSLLSRQGFLHDEPEYVLRTELTEPNRYFAILKAIAAGNTTSNEIAQTVGIESKQISTYTQKLERLRLVEREVPVTEDKAKSRRGRYRILDPLFRFWFRFVYGNEDRYERLGADAYETVIEPELADFVSPAFETRCQDILPDLYPDTMFTDIGRWWYNEHEVDVVGLTANGTMVTGECKFTSAPFDYSALASLESHTEEIRWSPDGTGVEHEYALFARNGFTQSVHDSAADRDDLQLFDLEQIVDPSASQ; translated from the coding sequence ATGGAGCGATTCGTGGATCGGGAGGATGAACTCAGTCGGCTTCGAGACTGCTATGAGTCGGACGACGCTGATATGGTCGTGATTTTCGGACGTCGCCGTCTCGGGAAAACCGAACTCGTCCGAGAGTCACTAACAAACCGCGATGACGCCGTTCTGTACCAAGCGACTGAAACAACCCGGCAAATCCAACTGGACGCGTTCGTGGACGTAGCGGCTGAGTCGTTTCCGGGTATCGACCGAATCGAGAACGAGTGGGAATCGCTGCTTGGGTATCTCGCTGACCAGGATGCAGTCATCGTGCTGGACGAGTTTCCGTACCTGATTGACGCCGACGAGAGTCTTCCGTCGGTTATCCAGCGACTCTGGGATCAGGAGTTGCGTGACACGGGCGTGACGCTCGTGCTCGTGGGATCCTCGATTAGTATGATGGAGGAGGCGACACTCCTCGGGAACAGTCCTCTGTATGGTCGATTCACTGAGAAAATCGATCTCCGCCAGCTCGACTTTGCTGCCGTGCGGACGTTCTTTCCCGAGAGCTATACCCCCGAACAGTTGCTGTTCGCGTGGGGCGTGTTTGGCGGGACACCGTACTATTTGGACGGCATCGACCTAGATGGTGACCTCGGAACAGTCATCCAGCAGTCGCTGCTGTCACGGCAGGGATTCCTGCATGACGAACCGGAGTACGTCCTTCGGACTGAGTTGACTGAACCGAACCGGTACTTTGCTATTCTGAAGGCGATCGCGGCCGGGAACACGACGTCGAATGAAATCGCGCAAACGGTCGGGATCGAGAGTAAGCAGATTTCGACGTATACGCAGAAACTGGAGCGGCTACGGCTAGTCGAACGGGAGGTGCCGGTGACGGAAGATAAGGCGAAGTCACGGCGCGGGCGGTACCGGATTCTCGACCCGTTGTTCCGGTTTTGGTTCCGGTTCGTCTACGGGAACGAAGACCGGTACGAGCGATTGGGGGCCGATGCGTACGAGACGGTTATCGAACCGGAACTAGCGGATTTCGTGAGCCCGGCATTCGAAACTCGGTGTCAGGATATCTTGCCTGACCTCTATCCCGATACGATGTTCACCGACATCGGACGCTGGTGGTACAACGAACACGAAGTGGATGTCGTCGGGCTCACCGCAAACGGGACGATGGTGACGGGTGAGTGCAAGTTCACGTCTGCACCGTTCGATTACAGCGCGCTCGCCTCACTTGAATCCCACACGGAGGAAATTCGATGGTCGCCCGATGGTACAGGCGTTGAGCACGAGTATGCGTTGTTCGCCCGGAACGGATTCACGCAGTCTGTTCATGATTCGGCAGCCGATCGTGACGACCTGCAGTTGTTCGATCTTGAGCAAATCGTTGACCCGAGCGCGTCGCAGTAG
- a CDS encoding tyrosine-type recombinase/integrase, translated as MSSPANSKVRAKVWMTPDQVEALRSACYTTGVEYLQQRNEAIIVFTYDTGLRVGELVQIDKTLLRNGNSELYLPTDIQKDYPNENSPPPVTLTLSKDTARLLSAYLNSRWKDPQALFPSRSSDRISEQGVRNMLHKIAEEAGVHPYKIDGTQGNASDVTPHTLRHSVAYRMMNEEDENTLYDVRNRLRHRSIQTTERIYDHMLKV; from the coding sequence ATGAGCAGTCCTGCAAACTCCAAAGTTCGCGCGAAGGTATGGATGACACCGGACCAAGTCGAAGCACTCCGATCAGCATGCTACACCACCGGTGTAGAATACCTCCAACAGCGCAACGAAGCGATCATCGTGTTCACGTACGATACTGGACTCCGCGTTGGAGAGCTCGTCCAGATTGACAAGACGTTGCTCCGAAACGGAAACTCGGAACTCTATCTCCCGACAGACATCCAGAAGGATTACCCGAACGAGAATTCCCCACCGCCCGTGACCCTCACACTATCGAAGGACACGGCGCGATTGCTCTCAGCATATCTTAACTCCCGCTGGAAAGACCCGCAAGCACTCTTCCCGTCTCGATCCTCTGATCGGATTTCTGAACAAGGCGTTCGGAATATGCTTCACAAGATCGCTGAGGAAGCAGGGGTTCATCCATACAAGATTGATGGCACCCAGGGTAACGCCAGTGACGTGACACCGCACACACTCCGACATAGCGTCGCCTACAGAATGATGAACGAAGAAGACGAAAATACGCTCTACGATGTCCGGAATCGATTACGACATCGCAGTATCCAGACCACTGAACGAATCTACGATCATATGCTGAAGGTCTAA
- a CDS encoding helix-turn-helix domain-containing protein translates to MPDRDEDSGRYTGEYSTEDFLNAISDKEEMAGTGDIADHVGCAHDTAYKRLQQMEKDGLVLSRKVGNTLLWTRPEDN, encoded by the coding sequence ATGCCCGACCGTGACGAAGATTCTGGCCGGTATACCGGCGAGTACTCTACTGAAGATTTTCTTAATGCCATCAGTGACAAAGAAGAGATGGCAGGGACGGGCGATATTGCCGATCATGTAGGTTGTGCCCACGACACAGCGTATAAGCGACTCCAGCAGATGGAAAAAGATGGATTAGTTTTGTCACGAAAAGTAGGGAACACTCTCCTGTGGACACGTCCCGAAGATAATTGA
- a CDS encoding ATP-binding protein yields MHKTPQVNEVNEFIEIASDFEDPLEVIREALSNSYDAGATQVDIKIEQDAEGRNTLIIKDDGHGMDEDDLSSFFDLGNSNKDDAIGYKGHGTKIYYKSDKIRVETVTDGTRIESVMDQPWAKLNDRELPTYSIEETESDEPSRTRIEVHGFRAGQGFDPRKLTYNKIEHYIKWKTIGGSTAWHFGDDFHEMDINVELSPTIDDTQDQIETDNRLQFPPENRDPEGEFVAEEMCKHYPPRELTVTLDDSRELTIEVVGMVGGKEARNKLPTYGKHSAQFGIWLAKDHIKVERYNDAIGADNEFFHFFFIANCQDLELSANREKIRNKSGDVYQSITDELNRYMTKVCQDSWYRNYIERRKLENKQRSIQSQGSSLEERLQHTKDQGGLSPSNPAEVIAALERYSANGSPETLEIADFRLDEEVNAIVDTDEGYKNAALQVKLSDFFENETPLTHIDRFICWKLGDLDALTKIERSSYLGKPIRFDFSNNEVTYGDENKKTIPVLELADKV; encoded by the coding sequence ATGCATAAGACACCACAAGTCAACGAAGTCAACGAGTTCATCGAGATAGCGAGCGACTTCGAGGACCCGTTGGAAGTTATCAGAGAAGCACTATCCAATTCCTACGACGCAGGCGCGACGCAGGTCGATATCAAGATCGAGCAGGATGCCGAGGGACGGAACACTCTCATCATCAAGGATGATGGCCATGGAATGGATGAAGACGACCTGTCGTCGTTCTTCGATCTCGGGAACTCCAACAAGGACGACGCAATCGGATACAAGGGCCACGGTACCAAGATCTACTACAAAAGCGACAAGATTCGGGTTGAGACAGTCACAGATGGGACGCGGATTGAGTCGGTGATGGACCAGCCGTGGGCGAAACTGAACGACCGTGAACTACCCACGTACTCCATCGAAGAGACGGAGAGCGACGAACCGTCCCGAACCCGAATCGAAGTACATGGGTTCCGTGCTGGTCAGGGTTTCGACCCACGAAAGCTTACCTACAACAAGATTGAGCACTACATCAAATGGAAGACGATCGGCGGCTCCACCGCGTGGCACTTCGGCGACGACTTCCACGAGATGGACATCAACGTTGAGTTGTCGCCGACAATCGACGATACCCAGGATCAGATTGAGACCGACAACCGCCTACAGTTCCCGCCCGAAAACCGGGATCCAGAGGGCGAGTTCGTTGCGGAAGAAATGTGCAAGCATTACCCGCCCCGTGAGCTGACCGTCACCCTTGACGATAGCCGCGAATTAACGATCGAAGTCGTGGGGATGGTCGGTGGAAAGGAAGCACGGAATAAGCTGCCGACCTATGGTAAGCACTCAGCACAGTTCGGTATCTGGCTGGCGAAAGATCACATCAAGGTCGAACGCTACAACGATGCGATCGGAGCAGACAACGAGTTCTTCCACTTCTTCTTCATCGCAAACTGCCAAGACCTCGAACTCTCTGCTAACCGGGAGAAGATTCGGAACAAGTCTGGCGACGTCTACCAGTCCATCACTGATGAACTGAATCGGTATATGACAAAAGTGTGTCAAGATTCTTGGTACAGGAACTATATCGAACGTCGCAAGCTGGAGAACAAGCAACGCAGCATCCAGTCGCAGGGAAGCTCACTCGAAGAACGCCTCCAGCATACCAAAGACCAAGGTGGACTCTCCCCGTCGAATCCGGCAGAGGTCATCGCAGCATTAGAACGGTACAGCGCTAATGGATCACCAGAGACCCTTGAGATAGCGGACTTCCGATTGGACGAAGAGGTTAATGCTATCGTTGACACCGATGAGGGATACAAGAACGCAGCACTACAGGTCAAGCTTAGTGATTTCTTCGAAAATGAGACTCCACTGACTCATATCGACCGGTTCATATGCTGGAAGCTCGGCGACTTGGACGCTTTGACCAAGATCGAGCGGTCCTCCTATCTCGGCAAACCCATCCGCTTCGATTTCAGCAATAACGAGGTGACGTATGGGGATGAGAATAAGAAAACGATCCCTGTTCTCGAATTAGCAGACAAAGTGTAA
- a CDS encoding tRNA-guanine transglycosylase: protein MASFDVVAEAGEARRGQLQINDRTLETPHLFPVINFYGGGNEGALFGGGVHRTIKEFLAHDNEVTGGEDYSDLFNGVMTSISSLADYGIREKKLEWYLDNEIREWDCFSDYDGMIFADSGGYKILKQGGLEGEDFEKDIDQDKALDIQLDLGPDIVVNLDHPIHPDDEFEERIEKMEQTAANAARFAERRDEVNGACYLTVHGYYEAMLERSFDLIEDELAEPIPEAFDGIALGSLVPRKDNVEVLVEAVSDCKREMQQRGYDDLPLHVLGISGNAMPLLVAVGADTFDSASYLHQAINGKYCVNLFETVPIDEANFDDCECRICNDDFHRARMRNEMDDLYQKDILGSVAAHNLAVQQRELRKFRQLIAEADKERVAEYLEEAVKDQKGFRKFAYQLINERINPYFEETDTTYA, encoded by the coding sequence ATGGCCTCATTCGATGTCGTTGCGGAGGCAGGCGAGGCACGACGTGGCCAGCTCCAGATTAATGACCGTACCCTGGAAACCCCACACCTGTTCCCGGTGATCAACTTCTACGGCGGCGGTAACGAGGGCGCGCTATTTGGTGGCGGGGTCCACCGTACGATCAAGGAGTTCCTTGCTCACGACAACGAAGTCACCGGTGGTGAAGACTACAGTGACCTTTTCAACGGTGTGATGACTTCGATTTCCTCCCTGGCCGACTACGGGATTCGGGAGAAGAAGCTGGAATGGTATCTCGACAACGAGATCCGCGAGTGGGACTGTTTCAGCGACTATGACGGGATGATCTTCGCAGACTCCGGCGGCTACAAAATCCTAAAGCAGGGTGGCCTAGAAGGTGAGGACTTCGAGAAGGATATTGACCAGGATAAGGCGCTAGACATACAGCTAGACTTAGGACCAGACATCGTGGTCAATTTGGACCACCCCATCCATCCAGATGACGAGTTCGAGGAGCGGATCGAAAAGATGGAGCAAACAGCCGCCAACGCTGCCCGGTTCGCAGAGCGTCGTGACGAGGTTAACGGGGCCTGTTACCTCACAGTGCATGGCTATTATGAAGCGATGCTCGAACGATCCTTCGACCTCATTGAAGACGAACTTGCAGAACCAATCCCTGAAGCGTTCGATGGGATTGCGTTAGGTAGCCTCGTACCGCGAAAAGACAACGTTGAGGTTCTCGTCGAAGCAGTATCCGACTGTAAGCGGGAGATGCAACAGCGAGGGTATGACGACCTCCCTCTACACGTATTAGGAATTTCGGGGAACGCAATGCCGCTACTCGTTGCTGTCGGGGCTGATACCTTTGATTCTGCCTCCTACCTACACCAAGCGATCAACGGGAAGTATTGCGTCAACCTGTTCGAGACAGTTCCGATAGATGAAGCGAACTTCGACGACTGTGAATGCCGGATCTGTAACGACGACTTCCACCGAGCACGGATGCGGAACGAGATGGACGACCTGTATCAGAAGGACATCCTCGGCTCGGTGGCAGCCCACAATCTCGCGGTTCAGCAAAGGGAACTTCGCAAGTTCCGTCAACTGATCGCTGAGGCAGACAAAGAACGGGTAGCTGAGTATTTAGAGGAGGCCGTGAAGGACCAGAAAGGCTTCCGCAAGTTCGCCTACCAGCTGATCAACGAACGGATTAATCCATACTTCGAGGAAACAGATACAACCTATGCATAA